In Vigna unguiculata cultivar IT97K-499-35 chromosome 3, ASM411807v1, whole genome shotgun sequence, a single genomic region encodes these proteins:
- the LOC114176666 gene encoding probable WRKY transcription factor 35 encodes MCNNNILGPIMENYQGDLSDIIRASGASYGSCSMGTSSSKACAPFSLDHWQFSSVLEGFDGNFGDPFSNTRDPFLHQLTTSSAEISSSGALEEATFFGGGVAASSSSSRNSCVLKETIFEDDDTRRPCNSILENMIQISPPNHKLPMLPVVESLSRALKPSGVVLGDTMINVKNSEDDCLVGNSNTKEMQISPPRNPGFKRRKSPAKKSICVPAPAAPNSRQSGEVVPSDLWAWRKYGQKPIKGSPYPRGYYRCSSSKGCPARKQVERSRTDPNLLVITYTSEHNHPWPTHRNALAGSSRSQPSSKGNNNFDASKNEETSPQHEEEQHEESNSDSNNVNNSACVQEDGEFSDIGLPYSACVHQGLFAEFGEIEKAHSLNLMFPPQGFDDHQRESNALDSFHIFDWSADM; translated from the exons ATGTGCAACAACAACATCCTTGGCCCAATTATGGAGAACTATCAAGGTGATTTGAGTGACATAATTCGTGCTAGTGGTGCATCATATGGCAGTTGCAGCATGGGAACTTCATCGTCTAAAGCTTGTGCTCCTTTTTCTCTCGATCACTGGCAGTTTTCTTCTGTTTTGGAAGGGTTTGATGGAAACTTTGGTGATCCATTCTCAAACACGAGAGATCCCTTTCTACACCAGCTCACAACAAGTTCTGCAGAAATTAGCAGTTCTGGGGCATTGGAAGAAGCAACCTTTTTCGGTGGTGGGGTTGCTGCTAGTAGCAGTAGTAGTAGAAACAGTTGTGTTTTGAAAGAAACGATTTTTGAGGATGATGACACGAGAAGGCCTTGTAATAGCATATTGGAAAACATGATTCAGATCTCTCCCCCCAATCACAAGTTACCCATGTTGCCAGTGGTGGAATCTTTGTCAAGGGCACTCAAGCCTTCTGGTGTGGTTTTAGGTGATACCATGATTAATGTGAAGAACTCTGAAGATGATTGCTTGGTGGGTAACAGCAACACAAAAGAAATGCAGATCTCACCTCCTCGGAATCCAGGTTTTAAGAGAAG GAAGAGTCCGGCAAAGAAATCTATCTGTGTTCCTGCACCAGCTGCACCAAACAGCAGACAAAGTGGAGAGGTAGTCCCTTCTGATCTGTGGGCTTGGAGAAAATATGGTCAGAAACCCATTAAAGGTTCTCCATATCCAAG GGGTTACTATAGATGCAGCAGCTCAAAGGGTTGTCCTGCAAGAAAACAAGTTGAGAGAAGCAGAACAGATCCAAACCTGTTGGTGATTACTTACACGTCAGAGCACAACCATCCATGGCCAACTCACAGAAATGCTCTCGCTGGTTCTTCTCGATCTCAACCTTCATCCAAGGGCAACAACAACTTTGATGCTTCAAAGAATGAAGAAACCAGTCCCCAACACGAGGAAGAGCAGCATGAAGAGAGCAACAGTGACAGCAATAATGTGAATAACAGTGCATGTGTTCAGGAAGATGGAGAATTCAGTGACATTGGACTCCCTTACAGTGCATGTGTTCATCAGGGTTTGTTTGCAGAGTttggagaaatagaaaaagctCACTCACTTAACCTAATGTTTCCACCACAAGGTTTTGATGATCACCAAAGGGAATCCAACGCTTTAGATTCATTCCATATCTTTGACTGGAGCGCTGATATGTAA